In Setaria viridis chromosome 5, Setaria_viridis_v4.0, whole genome shotgun sequence, the genomic stretch GGTTCTGCAACAACACGCGCGACTTCAACACGCTCTACACCATGCACGCCAACTGCTGCGTCGGGCTCGGCGCCAAGCTCCACGACCTCGGCAACCTGCTGCGGGAGTGGCGGGCGTACAGGCAGAtggacgaggaggagcggaggcgggGGCCCGTGCGCTGGAAGGTGCCCGGCATATGCATCCACTGATCGGTGTGTGAGGCCACCCGGCGGTACGTGCCTACGTGGTAGCGCAGCGTGGATCAGTTTGTATTGTAATTTGTGCTTGTACAGATCGGGGGAAATGAGATAGCGTGCACTGTTCGCTTATTCTTTGCCGAATATCGTTCATGTTCAGTAAAAGAGCTATGTGGATTGCAGTGGAGGGAGATGACTTCTAGAGAAAAACATAGTAAATGCAAACAATTGTTCTAACTTCATAACGAAATTGTTTTACTatcatgaaaaaaatatttcatccaAATTTAGTCGGTCAGTCTCGTGCGCTACCCGCAATACCCCCTCCGGTGTGGCGGGGGCGCGAGCACGGTTCGTGCTGAACCACGAGTAGGCAGGCCATTTTAACGAGATCAAGCGCGAGCTCGCCCACGAGCTGGGCGTCGTGCATCAAATCTCACAAGCGACGGCGGTTCAGCGCCGGCCGGAGACGAAGAGGTTAGGTTTTGTAACTCTCGCAATGCGTGATATTTCTATGGGCCGCAGCGCTTCTGTGAGCCAAGCCCACACATCCTGGGCTGTCTGGCGACGGGTTGAAGTACGACTGGGCCATGTTTCTGTGGGCTGCATGCTTGACTTAATTCGATCGAGCTGCTGCCGAGTGCCGAGTGCACGTCGGTGAACGAGGGGTGACCTCTTCGCCTCTTCCGCGAGAGCTTCCGGAACGGCGAGGGCATCGAGCACCTGCTCAACCATACCCCCATAatagccgtcgccgtcgacgccggcggctTCGATCGACCGCTGCAGGGCCGTGCACCCGCACAGCCGCACTGCTACCTCCTCGAGGTCAGGTCCGCCAACGTCAGCGCTGCCAACCTGTTCCTCAGCAAAGGCTGCCTCGAGCTCGTCTGGGCCAAGCTCTCGCTCCAGCAGCGCGTGCTCGAGCTCGGCTACAACTACCTCTTCACGGTCGGCACCTACGTGATTCATTTGACAAAGAACCCATCTCTGAATTGGAGTCTGGAGTCTCTACAAGTTAAATGCATGCTGATCGATAGAATCATCATTTGAGTAGTACGTGCAGGATGTGGACGTGATGTGGTTCCGCGACCCGTTCCGGCACATCAACCTGTACGCCGACGTGACCATGTCGAGCGACCATTTCTCCGGCAAGCCTGAGTCCCTGAAGAACACGCCCAACACCGGCTTCTACTACGTGAAGTCGACGGACCGGACGGTGGAGATGCTGCGGTgctggcgggcggcgcggtCGCGGTTCCCGCCGCACCACGACCAGACGGTCTTCGACAAGATCAAGCGCGAGCTCGCGGGGAAGGTGGGCGTCCGGATCGCGTTCCTCGACACGGCGCTCTTCGGCACCTTCTGCGAGCTCCGCGACGGGATCGACGGCGGGCCGGGGTCTGTACGATGCACGCCAACTGCTGCTTCGCGGCGTGGAAGAACTACAAGGGCCTGGCGCCCGCGGAGAAGAAGAGCGGCAATAAGGCCAGGTGGGCGTACCCGAGGGCCGAGGCGCTGTAGACTGTACGGCGGCGCGCCTCGCCAAACCGGCGCCGATCAACCAGGCCGGTAATTGCATAGCTAGCAAACGACCGTATGTATGTAAAAAATGACCTTGAGAATTTACATGGTACATATATGAAAGCAAATTATAGAGGGAAAATTCACATTGCAATTCGAACTGAACAGGCACGTTTCGTGGAAACGCTCTTGTAACTCGATTTGGTAAACCCACACACCAAATTCTGAGACTTTCTCGGTAAGTTCAAGATGGATGCAAACTCTGACCTGACTCTATCGTTCGAGATGCTCCCCTAAGGCTGTAATAGGAGTAGTTACAAGAAGATAGTCCAAAGTAGAAACTTCACCTGAAACGTACACGAACACACGGTCCCATGGACCAAATGTTCTTCGGAAGTACTGTGAATCGTTGACAAGTAAATGGACCAAATGTTCTTCGGAAGTACTGTGAATCGTTGAAAGTAAATCCGGCTGGGTACCTGAACCttcaccggccggccggtcaaCTCTCATCACGCTGGACACAAGGAAAAAAACGCACGTCCGAGGACGTACGCCGCTGGCTGCCTGGCAGCATGCGCCTGGCGCGTCGAAATCTTTGCGTGGCGTGGCGGAGCACCCGTCCTACTGGAGGCTGATCGCACGTTGTTCCTTTGAAAACGAATCCACGTACGACCCGATCAGCGCCCGGCCGGGCGTTTAAGTGTGTAGAAATGGAAATGGAATAGTAGCCGGGGAACAAGTGTGTATACATATTTTGTATGCATATCTTGTGTTCTTGCAGATCTCGGCCACCTCGCCCAGTTGCAGGTCGcgtggcttttcttttttgagagaCATGGGGCTGGGGTTTGGGAGCAAGGAGGCTGGCAGCCACGCGGTGTCcttcctcctcggcgccgcgcTGCCCACCGCCCTCCTCTTCTTGCTCGCGTCCGACCGTCTCGGCGAAGGCCTGTCCAGCATCTCGCGCGCTCCGGCGGGCGACGGTCCAAATGAGGTAGGGCGCACCTAATGTTATATTGAACTCCATGACCATGAGACACGCCCCAGCTTGTATGCGCGCGTCATATGCATCGGCAACTTGTTCTTTCACTTTGCATGATCTTCTTTCTTGTGGCCAAAGCCCATCTATTACCCTCAGCAATTTTATTTGTCTATTTAACTCTCGAAACAAGATATCGACTCCATTTACTCCGACGAACAATAATTCAAACCGGATCAAGTCACTCCCTAATGAACTTTGTATCTTTTTTGGTTTCTCCTTGTACAAGCTATATTTTGGGTTCAAAACTGGCATCATTAATTACTAtgtcacaattttttttcagaaattgcCCTATTATTTTTATCAACTGGGACCATGAACATACATGAGAAATAACAAAAAGAAGTCGTCAAATTATTTTCTAACATATATGATGCAACTCATTATAGGATGAACTGGACCAATTTGAATAGTTTGAAATCTGAGGGAAATGGATGTTTTCCTGTTTTTGAGATCATTTCATTTTGCATGATTTTGTATTACCAAGATAGCTAAACGAGACTTAGTTGACTTGTGCCTGTACTGCATCCTGGTGCGTTTGCGGATACTGTCGTACTAGTGATGGCATGATGCTTTTTCCATTTGAATGAGTTAGATTTAGAGAGAGGGCAATGAACCTTTTCACCGAACGAGTTGGCCCAAATCAATGGGTCAGCACTCATCAGCCAGCAGAGGTTTTAAGTATCGAATGAGTAAGTAAGTAGTACGTCGTCTTCTGTTTTTCGGCCGGTATGTTAGTAAATGGGCCCTTTCGAGACAACCGGAGGGCCCAGATTTAGATAATCGCATATGAAAAAAGCCACCGTAACTGTAAATCTTGTGTTTTAATCGGTCTAAAACTATTTATTTTAATATTTCACATGCAGGTCTTATTCAAGGGCCTACCCGAGCTGCTACCAAAAGTGGCCATGGAGGACAGGACAGTGATAATCACTTCGGTGAACGAGGCATGGGCGCAGCCCGGCTCCCTACTCGACCTCCACCTCGAGAGCTTCAAGAACGGCGAGGACATCGCGCACCTCCTCAACCACCTCCTCGTGGTCGCCCTCGACGCCCGCGGGTTCGAGCGCTGTAAGGCCGTGCACCCTCACTGCTACTTCCTCAACGCCACGTCCGTGGACATGAGCTCGGCCAAGGCGTTCATGAGCCCGGACTACCTGGAGCTCGTCTGGACCAAGCTCACCTTCCAGCAGCGCGTGCtggagctcggctacaacttccTCTTCACGGCAAGACCATACTCCAGCACTTGTATTTTCCATCTTTATTTTTATTAACCTGCAATTTGTGAATGCAAATCTGAAGACCAATCGATGGCTGATGCATAGTACACTGCTGATTGATCAGGACTGCGACATGGTGTGGTTTCGCAACCCGTTCCGGCACTTCCCCGTGTACGCCGACATGAGCTGCTCGTCGGACGACTTCAAGCCGTCGCGCGCGCCGCTGGACAACCCGCTCAACACCGGGCTCTACTACATGAAGTCGACGAACCGGACCGTCCAGATGATGAAGTACTggcgggcggcgagggagaGGTTCCCGGGGCAGCACGACCAGTCGGTGTTCGTCAACATCAGGCACGAGCTCGTGAGCAAGCTGCAGGTCAAGATCGAGCCGCTGGAGACGGTGTACTTCGGCGGGTTCTGCGAGTACCACGACGATCCGGAGAAGGTCTGCACCATCCACGCATGCTGCTGCATAGGGCTCGAGAACAAGGTGCACGACCTCAAGGACGTCGCCGCGGATTGGAAGAACTACACCAGCCTGACGCCGGAGCAGAGGAACAAGGGTGGTTTCAAGTGGACGTACCCGACTAGGTGTCGGGATTCCATGGGGTGGCGTAGGCCTTAGAGACGTGAAAACCTGAAGCGGAGTTCATATAATTTAATATTAATACTCCACTCTTTAAATTGTGAGATGCTTTTGGTAACTTCGTCAATTTCATGATCAACTACCTAGATGATCAACAACCTAGTCGAGACTCTTCAAAATGCTCGTAAAGGTAAGTTGAGAGTGAGAGAATTCATAGGACGGATGCGCATGCGTGTTGAGTGTTTGTGTAACTCTGCATCgtgttttggaaaaaaaaaatcatgctaCTTCGCTCCAAACTCATGGCATACAAACTATATACAAGTCGATAGCCGGGAAATTTCTAATCAATCGTGTAGGAATGAAGGGATCAAAAGTGTTCGAGGCCATACATGTTCCCACTTCCCGAATCAGCACTCAAAGCGAGCTAGCCACCTGAGCTGCGCCGTTCTTCACTGCAAGAAGGGACACGCGGCAGGGGTGGAGGGGACGCAGAACTACCTCGCGCGTCAAACCGTTGCGTGGCCTGGCGGGGCACACATCCTATTGGCTCATCGCACATGTGTTTTGCTTGACAGCGAGTCCACGATCTGATATGGTCGGTCGAGCAGGGCGTTTTTAAGTATAGAGACCGATGTAACAGTAGCCGATTTGCATTTGCAGCTCGTGAGTTTCAGAGGCAGGCATGGGTCTGGGGTTTCGGAGCAAGGAAGGCTGCAGCCATGCGGCGTCGTTCCTCCTCGGCGCGGCGCCTTCTACtgccctcctcttcttcctcgcgtCCGACCGCTTGGGCGAGGGGCGCCTGTCAAGCATCTCGCGCAGCTGGGGCAGTACTGGGAGGACCCAGCTGCCCATTGCTCATGGTGCTGCTCCTACCCGAGATCAAGAGGTGACCGTAACTCATTATAAAAGATTTGACaataattataaaaaatatgatGTATTTTGTAACATAATTATGGTTCCAATTATCATCCAATAAAATTTGAAGGTCCGTTCCACCTCCAGTGCGGCCTATTCGGCCCCTCATTTAATCTTGGTCGCTTACTTTCTGTAGTAGAACCTTAGCAAACGCTCAAGCGCTCCTTATGCGCGTTGTTGTAAAATGTTCACTCTTTCTATCTTAATATGAAGATGCGTAATTCTCTTTCGTATTcggtaaaaataaaaatttgaagGTCTGTTTGCCCAGTAACAATGGAACCCACAGCTACTTGTTTGACTTTCAAAAGTGAGTAAATTCGGAATGTGGCACAAAATTCAAACTCAAAACAATAGAATCTTACTactactaattggaggctcatTTTGAAatctccaggtgaagccacctaggattcctaggtggacactctagaaaaagagagaaatcataaaaattctcacaaaaaagcaaaacatccgaccatcaatcgatagattcaaatcatcatagccattggatctattatattttctaaaaaattacccacctatgccattatgaaaatagcctaaaataaccccctaaatctatatataaattacccacctctgccattatataaaataaactaaagtaaccccctaatcttcatcaaaattacccacttatgccattataaataatatttaaaataacctcctaatTTGCTACCGAATTGCCCACCGCTATTACTTAAAAATTTAAAGTAAcccgttaaatttgcatctatattacccgcacataccattattaaaaataacatgagaaccctgtgtttgaatcaaataaccttaattaaaaatatacaacaatatatgattctaaatcatctatatcttgcactattggtatatgatataataattaaggtctatacccATGATGtgtatcaccatttataaagatatagaggaagtgatgagaatatagatttccatgttaaaattgtatcacaaacttagggttcattaaacaaattcaagcgcatactgcgatgcaaagtgaaaagttaaagattataaatgtggatgaaaatattatagagtaattactaactaaaatctatcataattggatgaagataataagtatatatctatataagtattgtgtttgaatatttaacaaacgagaggtagcttatggtaatatttttttagcaatgcagtctcattttttccattggagacaagatagaaaaaagagacaaattctcataaaaatcaaaaatatcaaacaccaatcctgtgaactctaataatcatagcctttgatctattatattttctaaaaatttacccaccactatcattgtataaatattcaaaaatgagctctaaacctatatctaaattactgagcttagctattataaaaaataatctaaagtaacccataatcttcatccaatttactaatacatatcgttttaaagcataacttaaaatgtcatttctaaaattttatctatattaaaaataacctaaattaaacacctaaagcttaatctaattatcttcatacGCATCATACAGagatgtcaaaaagtaaactaatatatgattctaaattacctatttatgacattgttaatataaaaaatactaggttaaagtatatacacatgatgggtgttaccatttagaccatttatacatgtatgtg encodes the following:
- the LOC140222922 gene encoding uncharacterized protein At1g28695-like, with the protein product MRDISMGRSASSFRNGEGIEHLLNHTPIIAVAVDAGGFDRPLQGRAPAQPHCYLLEVRSANVSAANLFLSKGCLELVWAKLSLQQRVLELGYNYLFTVGTYVIHLTKNPSLNWSLESLQVKCMLIDRIII
- the LOC117858188 gene encoding uncharacterized protein At4g15970, whose translation is MGLGFGSKEAGSHAVSFLLGAALPTALLFLLASDRLGEGLSSISRAPAGDGPNEVLFKGLPELLPKVAMEDRTVIITSVNEAWAQPGSLLDLHLESFKNGEDIAHLLNHLLVVALDARGFERCKAVHPHCYFLNATSVDMSSAKAFMSPDYLELVWTKLTFQQRVLELGYNFLFTDCDMVWFRNPFRHFPVYADMSCSSDDFKPSRAPLDNPLNTGLYYMKSTNRTVQMMKYWRAARERFPGQHDQSVFVNIRHELVSKLQVKIEPLETVYFGGFCEYHDDPEKVCTIHACCCIGLENKVHDLKDVAADWKNYTSLTPEQRNKGGFKWTYPTRCRDSMGWRRP